Proteins encoded in a region of the Oncorhynchus clarkii lewisi isolate Uvic-CL-2024 chromosome 18, UVic_Ocla_1.0, whole genome shotgun sequence genome:
- the LOC139372878 gene encoding zinc finger protein ZFP2-like: MASVKLEDCSQTLELNVNIKDEEEEEKIRTTVSHDRLRLSLRPLTSTVRTNQSFHSPSTLSPNLQSLGPDCDSGAQFALQDPEMTSVKLEDCSQTLKLNVIIKDEEEEEEIGTSVSHGDHVETFSTSIEQEQEDQRAKRSHHCPHCEEIFPFLSQLKIHLQIHTGEKPYSCSDCGKCFKTSNELKVHQRTHTGEKPYVCSECGKCFKTSNMLKVHQRTHTGVKPFFCPDCGTSFSQLSHLKAHERIHTGEKPYSCSDCGKCFKTSNVLKVHQRTHTGEKPFFCPDCGTSFSQLSHLKAHERIHTGEKPYICSDCGASFSLLGTLKTHQRIHTGEKPYSCSDCGKCFTTSTDLKVHQRTHTGEKPYVCSDCGTSFSQLSNLRSHERIHTGEKPYSCSVEGWVCNSNF; encoded by the exons atggcatcagtgaagctagaagactgcagtcaaacactggagctgaatgtcaacattaaagatgaagaagaggaggagaagattagGACAACTGTTAGTCATG accgactcagattaagtctgaggccgttaacgtcaacagtgaggacaaaccaATCCTTTcactctccttccacactgagtccaaacctacagtcactgggtcctgattgtgacagtggagcccagtttgctctgcaggatccagagatgacatcagtgaagctggaagactgcagtcaaacactgaaGCTGAATGTCatcattaaagatgaagaagaggaggaggagattggTACATCTGTTAGtcatg gagaccatGTTGAGACATTCTCCACATCCATAGAGCAAGAGCAGGAAGATCAGAGAGCCAAGAGGTCTCATCACTGCCCACATTGTGAAGAGATTTTCCCATTTCTATCACAGCTAAAAATACACCtacaaatacacacaggagagaagccatactcctgctctgactgtggaaaatgttttaaaacatcaaatgagctaaaagttcatcagagaacacacacaggagagaagccttatgtCTGCTCTGaatgtggaaaatgttttaaaacatcaaatatGCTAAaggttcatcagagaacacacacaggagtgaAGCCTTTCTTCTGCCCTGACTGTGGAACTAGTTTCTCTCAACTGTCCCACTTAAAagcacatgaacgtatacatacaggggagaagccatactcctgctctgactgtgggaaatgttttaaaacatcaaatgtgctaaaagttcatcagagaacacacacaggagagaagcctttcttctgcCCTGACTGTGGAACTAGTTTTTCTCAACTTTCCCACTTAAAagcacatgaacgtatacatacaggtgAAAAGCCTTacatctgctctgactgtggggcgagtttctctcttctgggcaccttaaaaacacaccaacgtatacacacaggagagaagccttactcctgctctgactgtggaaaatgcttcacaacGTCAACTGATctaaaagttcaccagagaacacacacaggagagaagccttacgtctgctctgactgtggaactaGTTTCTCGCAACTTTCCAACTTAAgatcacatgaacgtatacacacaggagagaagccttactcctgctctgtggAAGGGTGGGTGTGTAACTCAAACTTCTAG